DNA sequence from the bacterium genome:
TTGTGGCGCATCTGACAGCTGGAAGGCACAATTTCCGGTTGAGCTTCATAAATGATGAGTGGAAGCCGCCCGAGGACAGGAATCTGTGGATAGCTCGGGTGGAATTTGAAGAGCTTTAGAGAGATTCTTTTTGGGGGCGGGCTTACGCCCGCCCCCCCCCTTTTATTTACCCTTCCCTTTTCAGCTCCTCAAGCCTTTTCTCTATCTCCGCGAGAATCTGCTTCAAATTCTCCGATTGCTCCCTCAAGAGGGATATTTCTTCCTCTTTGGAGAGCCTGCCAGTAAAGTAGGGGAACCACCACCAGCACCAACCGCTGCCCCAAGCGGGAAGACCGCGGGCGGCTCTAAGCCAGCCGGGCATTCCCGTGAGCCTCCACCAATGTCGCCAACCTCTTCCAAAACCTCCGAACCAGAACATAGATAATCACCTCCTTTTGATAATGATTATCATTAATAATTATAACTGAAAAGTGGGCAAAAGGCAAGGTATATGAGAAGAGGGAAGAGAAAAGTTTATTTTTGGTTACGGAATGTGTTATTTAAAGGATGCTTCAAAAATGAGATTTTCACGACTTCGGCTTCACAGAACGCTTCCAATAACAGAAAAGGGATTAGCTCCCAAACACGGCTGTAATTGCGAGGCTCTCCCTAAGGGAAGCTGTGGCAATCTCCGGAGATTGCTTCGTCGTTTCGCTCCTCGCAATGACAGTGGCTGAGGCTCGAATATTTTTACAAGGAGAAACAAGCTTCAAACTCACAATGAGAAAAAGGGAACCCTTTATTTCGTCTCGTCTACTTTATTCTGGCAATCCTTACATATTCCATAGAAATTGAAGAAATGGTCGGTGATTTTAAAATCATACTTTTTCTCCAAATTCTCCTCCACTTCCTTCAAGAGCTCCTTCTCCTTTTCGCTAATCTCTTCATAGTCAATTACCTTATGACAGCGAAGGCAGATGAGGTGGTGATGATGCCCCTTGGTCTCTGGACCCTGAGCCAACTCATATCTTGCCTTTCCCTCCCCAAAATCCAATTTGTGCACTAATCCCATATTGGATAAAAGCTCAAGGGTTCTGTAAATCGTCGCCAAACCTATTTGGGGATACATCTGCTTAACCATAAAAAATATCTCGTCTGCGCTGAAATGTCCGGGAGCCCTTGAGAGGACATCCAGTATTATCTCCCTCGGCGTCGTTATCCTGCAACCGCAGTTTCTCAACCAGTGACGCCACCAAGGTGGTCCCATGGGTCCTCTTCTCGGCATTTAATCACCTCTATTGAAAATTATTTTCAAATAGATTTTACAAGTCTTAACTCATTTCGGCAAGTCTCTGCTCATTTCCAACAGTTCACTATGTGTTTTAATCCGACTTTGTTTCTTATCTGATCAAAGGCTTCCTCTATCTCCTCCGGTGGATGGATATGTTCATCACTGAGGACCAAATCGTCAGCCTTAACGAGCTCCTTGCTTAAAAGCTCTATTGATTTCTTGAAGAAATAATGGATTGGTTTGGGCTTGTGGGGTGGGGTTGTGGAATAGATGCAGGCGCCCTTTATATCCAACTGCTTTTCATATATCTCAAATGGCTCAACCTCTCCCATCGCGCCCATAGGGGAAACGCCGAACACCAGAATTTTTCCTCCCTTTTTCGCTATCTTTATCCCAAATCCCAAAGCTTGAGGTGCACCAGCCGTTTCTATCACGCATTCAACCCCTTCACCATTTGTGATTTCCTTAATCTTCTCCTCTCCCTCTGTCCTTGAATTGACATATTCATCTCCTATTTGAAGCTTCCTGGCTGTATTCAAACGCCCATCGTCTACATCTATGATTATCAGTTTTGAGGGCATATAAAGCCTCATCGTGCGGGCGAAGAGGCTTCCGATTGGTCCCGCGCCCATTATCGCAACTGACATCCCTGGGTCGGGCTGGAGCCTCTCTACTCCCCAAAGGATGCAAGCGAGGGGCTCAATGAAATACCCCTTTTTCTTCCAGAATTCCTTATCTCTGCTGGATATCTTAACAGCTTGCTCAGCGGGAAGTTTGCAGTATTGAGCGAAACCGCCATTGAAATGAACGCCGATATGCTGAACTTTCTCGCAGAGGGCGGAGATGAACTGGGAACAGAAATAGCAGGTTCCACCCTCTCTACGCCAGCTGCGAGCCTCTCCGTGAAGGCAGACTATATTGGGGTCCGCGACGACCAAATCTCCCACATCCAATGGTTCCATTCCGAGGCTCACCCTTCTTTCATTGACTCTTCCCTTTAACTCTACAACTTCACCCCAAAACTCGTGTCCCAAAACGACTTCTTCGGGGATAAACCTTGGGTCCCTGAAACGTCCGAGGGAAACCGTCAAGTCGGTTTGGCAGATTCCACAGGATTCCACCTTCATCAATAGCTCCCCGTCATTTAGTTCGGGGATGGGAATTTCCTTCGTGCTGGGGAGCCATCTACCATCTTCGGTTTTCCTAAAAACAGCCGCTTTCATTTCTATTCACCTCCTATTTTCGTGATTCGTTCCCCATAAGCCTCGCACTCCTTCAATAATTCCTCTGTTGGAACGCCTACCGCTATTGGTCCTTCCTCCACCTCCATACCGTGGATTTCAAGCGCCAATTTAAGGGCGAGGAGGGCGTCCTTGCCATCCTTCAATGTAGCGGAGGAGACGAAGCACCCGCCTTTCTTCCCCTTTAACTGCCCATAAAATTCAACCGAATCGTCAATGAACTTCTTCATCTGCCAGGACATATTCGCGAAATAGCAAGGGGAGCCAAGGATTATGATATCGGCGTCCAAGAGCTCTTTGGGACTGGCTTCATCAACGCTTCTCAGGATTACCTCTCCATTCTTCTCCGCTCCTTTAGCTATAGCCCTTGCCATCCTCTCGCATATCCCTTGTGGCGAATGGTAGATTATCAAGGTCCTCATAATCTCGCCTCCCTTTCAAATTAGATTAGCCAATTGGCGGAAATGGTCCTTAAGGGAGAAGTAGAGGGAACGATAAAGAGTATAGAGCTTATCGTAAACCTCCACATCCTCTTTAACTGGTTCGGTTTTCTCCTTTAGATAGATTGTAGCCTTACAAGCTTCTTCCACTGATGAATAAAATCCTGTTCCCACGCTTGCTAGCAGGGCAACTCCAAAGGAGGGACCTTCCTCCAAATTGAGGGTATAGTTAGGCATATTGAAAATGCTCGCGGTTATGCTTCTCCAGAGTTTGCTTCTTGCTCCGCCACCTATCATCCTTATCTCCTCAACGGGGATATTCATTTCCTTCATAATCTCATAGGAGTCGCGCAATCCGAAGGAGACCCCTTCCATAACGGCTCTCGCGAGATAGCCTTTAGTGCATCTATATGTCACGCCGAAGAAAACGCCTCTTGCGTAGGGGTCGGCGTGAGGAGTTCTCTCACCCGTTAAGTAGGGAAGGAAAATCAACCCTTCACAGCCAGCAGGGGCTCTTTCCGCTTCCTTATTTATCAGCTCGTATTCGTCAACGCCAATCAATTTGGCCACAGCTCTTTCTGGCTCGCCGAGGGCGTCTCGGAACCAGCGGTAAGAACCGCCTGCTGAAAGCATCACCCCCATAACATGCCATTTTCCAGGGACAGCGTGGCAGAATGTATGGAGGCGAAGCCCCTTATCTATCACCGGCTCTTCTGTGAAGGCGAAGACCACGCCGGATGTCCCCAAGCTGACGAAAATCTTGCCTCTTTCAACCACTCCTGCTCCAACACCGCCAGCCGCTTGGTCTCCTCCTCCGCCAACAACAGGTATTCCTTCAGGAAGCCCTGTTTCCTCGGAGGCAATTTTTGAGAGGCGACCAGTTATCTCGGGAGATTCATAGACTTTAGGTAGGATATCCATAGATAAGCCGATTCCCTCAACCATCTCCTTTGACCATCTGCGATTCTTGACATCAAAAAGGCTCGTTCCGGAGGCATCCGAGACCTCGCTTGCATATTCACCCGTTAAGCGATAGCGAATGTAATCCTTGGGCAAAAGAACTTTCGCCAATTTCTCAAAGTTGGAGGGTTCCTTGTCCCTCAGCCAGATGATTTTAGGAGCGGTGAAGCCCGTAAGGACGGGATTAGATGTATATTCAATCACCTTATCCTTGCCGATTTTATTCGTAATCCATTCGCATTGTTCAGCTGTCCTTTGGTCGCACCAGAGGATTGCTGGGCGGATGACCTTCCCATTTTTATCAAGGAAAACCGAGCCATGCATCTGACCGGATAGCCCTATTCCCTTTATTTCATTCGGATTTATTCCCCGTGCAATGGCTTCCCTTATTCCCTCAACTGTTGCCCGCCACCAATCCTCTGGGTCCTGCTCTGCCCAGCCGGGCTGCGGCGTGAGCATAGGATACTCCTTTGATATGCTTGCCTTGATTTCACCTTTCTCATTGATGGCGAGGACACGGGTGGAGGTGGTTCCTACATCTATTCCGAGAAAAAGAGGCATAGAATAACCCCCTTTCGTTAATTATTGGAAAATTATACTACTTTTGGGCTTTGTTATACAAGGATTTTTTAAATAAATGAGAGAGGCGTGATGATTTCGTATTTAGACAAAGAGAAATTTGTTCATCACTTCGCTCCCTGCGATGAGAGGGAGTTTTGTCATCGCGGGCTTCATGTAAAAGAGACTTATTTACAGCGATAGCTGGTATGGGTAAGGGCTTTGAAAATAGGCGGGACTGGCAAGTTCTATGCTTTTTTCTCATTGCTCCCCGTAGGGAGCCCGTGGCAATCTCATGAGATTGCTTCGTCGCTTCTCGCTCCTCGCATCTATGGGTATAGGTTTTAGCGACAATTCCTTCCGTAGCGGGATAAGAGCCCCATTGTCATTGCGAGCCTTCTGC
Encoded proteins:
- a CDS encoding DUF5320 domain-containing protein, giving the protein MFWFGGFGRGWRHWWRLTGMPGWLRAARGLPAWGSGWCWWWFPYFTGRLSKEEEISLLREQSENLKQILAEIEKRLEELKREG
- a CDS encoding transcriptional repressor, which produces MPRRGPMGPPWWRHWLRNCGCRITTPREIILDVLSRAPGHFSADEIFFMVKQMYPQIGLATIYRTLELLSNMGLVHKLDFGEGKARYELAQGPETKGHHHHLICLRCHKVIDYEEISEKEKELLKEVEENLEKKYDFKITDHFFNFYGICKDCQNKVDETK
- a CDS encoding alcohol dehydrogenase catalytic domain-containing protein codes for the protein MKAAVFRKTEDGRWLPSTKEIPIPELNDGELLMKVESCGICQTDLTVSLGRFRDPRFIPEEVVLGHEFWGEVVELKGRVNERRVSLGMEPLDVGDLVVADPNIVCLHGEARSWRREGGTCYFCSQFISALCEKVQHIGVHFNGGFAQYCKLPAEQAVKISSRDKEFWKKKGYFIEPLACILWGVERLQPDPGMSVAIMGAGPIGSLFARTMRLYMPSKLIIIDVDDGRLNTARKLQIGDEYVNSRTEGEEKIKEITNGEGVECVIETAGAPQALGFGIKIAKKGGKILVFGVSPMGAMGEVEPFEIYEKQLDIKGACIYSTTPPHKPKPIHYFFKKSIELLSKELVKADDLVLSDEHIHPPEEIEEAFDQIRNKVGLKHIVNCWK
- a CDS encoding flavodoxin family protein, giving the protein MRTLIIYHSPQGICERMARAIAKGAEKNGEVILRSVDEASPKELLDADIIILGSPCYFANMSWQMKKFIDDSVEFYGQLKGKKGGCFVSSATLKDGKDALLALKLALEIHGMEVEEGPIAVGVPTEELLKECEAYGERITKIGGE
- the xylB gene encoding xylulokinase, with the translated sequence MPLFLGIDVGTTSTRVLAINEKGEIKASISKEYPMLTPQPGWAEQDPEDWWRATVEGIREAIARGINPNEIKGIGLSGQMHGSVFLDKNGKVIRPAILWCDQRTAEQCEWITNKIGKDKVIEYTSNPVLTGFTAPKIIWLRDKEPSNFEKLAKVLLPKDYIRYRLTGEYASEVSDASGTSLFDVKNRRWSKEMVEGIGLSMDILPKVYESPEITGRLSKIASEETGLPEGIPVVGGGGDQAAGGVGAGVVERGKIFVSLGTSGVVFAFTEEPVIDKGLRLHTFCHAVPGKWHVMGVMLSAGGSYRWFRDALGEPERAVAKLIGVDEYELINKEAERAPAGCEGLIFLPYLTGERTPHADPYARGVFFGVTYRCTKGYLARAVMEGVSFGLRDSYEIMKEMNIPVEEIRMIGGGARSKLWRSITASIFNMPNYTLNLEEGPSFGVALLASVGTGFYSSVEEACKATIYLKEKTEPVKEDVEVYDKLYTLYRSLYFSLKDHFRQLANLI